A region from the Polyangium spumosum genome encodes:
- a CDS encoding sodium/glutamate symporter, with translation MDVPTYSISSIQVLGLACFGLVLGRGIRRLAPVFERLSIPASILGGLVYAIVGLALRDRVCNFKFDLALRDILMIAFFTTVGMTASLRLLALGGRRVAIFLGAAVLGLLAQMGWGAGAAKVMGLPPLLGVIPGAVSLTGGPATALAFGPVFEEAGVPGATAIGLASAVFGITVSGLLGGFVGSFLIRRHALRPGASDAMPAPAIDIDAGPSERHGDYLSHIIALGVAMALGSLLSAQFSAWKLTLPAYIGAMIVAGVMRNLDDRLQFAGIDQDKMEAIGGIALELFIVMALLTLELWQLQTLALPVLLILIGQVVLTIGLCWTAIYWMMGRSYTSAVMAGGYCGFMLGTTANSLACMNEIVRKSGPAPQAFFAVSIVGAFLIDFINALLVTQALNVLR, from the coding sequence ATGGACGTTCCTACCTACTCGATTTCCTCGATTCAGGTCCTCGGCCTCGCCTGCTTCGGCCTCGTCCTCGGCCGGGGGATCCGGCGCCTCGCGCCCGTCTTCGAGCGGCTCAGCATCCCCGCGTCCATCCTCGGCGGCCTCGTGTACGCGATCGTCGGCCTCGCCTTGCGGGATCGCGTCTGCAATTTCAAGTTCGACCTCGCCCTGCGCGACATCCTCATGATCGCGTTCTTCACGACCGTGGGGATGACGGCGAGCCTGAGGCTGCTCGCGCTCGGCGGCAGGCGCGTGGCCATTTTCCTCGGCGCTGCGGTCCTCGGCCTGCTCGCGCAGATGGGCTGGGGCGCAGGGGCGGCGAAGGTGATGGGTTTGCCCCCGCTGCTCGGCGTCATTCCGGGCGCCGTGTCGCTCACGGGCGGGCCGGCCACCGCGCTCGCGTTTGGCCCGGTCTTCGAGGAGGCCGGCGTCCCGGGCGCGACCGCGATTGGCCTCGCGTCGGCCGTCTTCGGGATCACCGTGAGTGGTCTGCTCGGCGGCTTCGTCGGCAGCTTCTTGATTCGCCGCCACGCCTTGCGTCCGGGCGCGAGCGACGCGATGCCCGCGCCCGCGATCGACATCGACGCGGGGCCCTCCGAGAGGCACGGCGATTACCTCTCGCACATCATCGCGCTCGGCGTGGCGATGGCGCTCGGCTCGCTGCTCTCGGCGCAGTTTTCCGCCTGGAAGCTCACGCTCCCCGCGTACATCGGGGCGATGATCGTGGCCGGCGTGATGCGCAACCTCGACGATCGCCTGCAGTTCGCCGGTATCGATCAGGACAAGATGGAGGCGATCGGCGGCATCGCGCTCGAGCTCTTCATCGTGATGGCGCTCCTCACGCTGGAGCTCTGGCAGCTCCAGACGCTCGCGCTGCCCGTGCTCTTGATCCTGATCGGCCAGGTGGTGCTCACGATCGGGCTCTGCTGGACGGCGATTTACTGGATGATGGGCCGGAGCTACACCTCGGCGGTCATGGCGGGCGGGTATTGCGGGTTCATGCTGGGCACGACGGCGAACTCGCTCGCCTGCATGAACGAGATCGTGCGGAAATCGGGCCCGGCGCCGCAGGCGTTTTTCGCGGTGAGCATCGTGGGCGCCTTCCTCATCGATTTCATCAATGCGCTGCTCGTCACGCAGGCCCTGAACGTGCTGCGCTGA
- the galE gene encoding UDP-glucose 4-epimerase GalE, which yields MTTVRRTVLVTGGAGYIGSHAALALAERGYRPLVLDNLSKGHHEPIEQALGAPVIQADTRDRAALDAIFARERIDAVMHFAAFIEVGESVADPLRYYENNVSGTVTLLQAMQAAGVGTFVFSSTCATYGVPEVIPIPEDHPQNPLNPYGRSKLVVEAILSECETAWGLRSVSFRYFNAAGAHPSGLLGEDHDPETHLIPLVLHAALGKRPSIRIFGEDYDTPDGTCIRDYVHVSDLADAHVLGLEYLLGGGASMAVNLGNGRGFSVREVIAAAERVTGRTIVVEKAARRAGDSPALVGSSERARTRLGWSPRYPELETIIAHAWAWHQKKHG from the coding sequence ATGACCACCGTTCGCAGGACCGTCCTCGTCACCGGCGGCGCCGGGTACATCGGCTCGCACGCGGCCCTCGCCCTCGCGGAGCGCGGCTACCGGCCGCTCGTGCTCGACAATTTGAGCAAAGGCCACCACGAGCCGATCGAGCAGGCCCTCGGCGCGCCCGTGATCCAGGCCGATACCCGTGACCGAGCCGCCCTCGACGCGATCTTCGCGCGCGAGCGGATCGACGCCGTGATGCATTTCGCCGCGTTCATCGAGGTCGGCGAGTCCGTCGCCGATCCGCTCAGGTATTACGAGAACAACGTCTCCGGCACGGTCACGTTGCTCCAGGCGATGCAGGCGGCCGGCGTCGGGACGTTCGTGTTCAGCTCGACCTGCGCGACCTACGGCGTGCCAGAGGTCATCCCGATCCCGGAGGATCACCCGCAGAATCCGCTGAACCCGTATGGCCGGTCGAAGCTCGTGGTGGAGGCGATCCTCTCCGAGTGCGAGACCGCCTGGGGCCTCAGGTCCGTGAGCTTTCGATATTTCAATGCGGCCGGCGCGCACCCGAGCGGCTTGCTCGGCGAGGATCACGACCCCGAGACGCACCTGATCCCGCTCGTCCTCCACGCCGCCCTCGGCAAACGTCCGTCGATCCGGATCTTCGGCGAGGATTACGATACGCCGGACGGGACGTGCATCCGTGATTACGTCCACGTCTCGGACCTGGCGGACGCGCACGTCCTCGGGCTCGAGTATCTGCTCGGCGGCGGGGCGAGTATGGCGGTGAACCTGGGCAATGGTCGGGGTTTTTCGGTCCGGGAGGTGATCGCGGCGGCAGAGCGGGTCACGGGACGCACGATCGTCGTGGAGAAGGCCGCGCGCAGGGCCGGGGATTCACCGGCGCTCGTGGGGTCGAGCGAGCGCGCGCGCACGCGGCTCGGCTGGTCGCCGCGGTATCCCGAGCTCGAGACGATCATCGCCCACGCGTGGGCGTGGCATCAGAAGAAACACGGCTGA
- a CDS encoding glycoside hydrolase family 36 protein, with protein sequence MRLSRPRGELRYRTRRGTFFLHFDASRPGLVEDGKVRLAIAEDAGDGLSVTLHADVDLAVEALTLRYEFPVREGDRFFLNGYQSWTDTREFSPDERIHPFPPLARPALERFFRTNHYGDYDIVPPSGRSLHGFTYFYLREAEGSAIELLGSLSEREGFTVFRVLPEEGRLVVQKDCEGLNLRAGSTWKALRLHRGVGDEHQVFDTYLRRFHATSGVVPRPAAPGTGWTSWYYHYTNINESIALKNLDAFSRRRIPIDVFQLDDGWQGAVGDWLDVNTKFPRGLAFLAERIHEAGYRAGLWLAPFVAEKSSRLVADHPAWLLRDERGEPVPAGNSALWSGDFYGLDPFHPGLRDHLARVFDTILGAWAMDLVKLDFLYGACLVPRHGKTRGEMMTCAMELARELVGDKMILGCGVPLGPAFGRVEYCRIGPDVGHEWKNTLTRGLGIRETISTVTALENAVGRHHLSGRAFLNDPDVFFLRDLSFGHERFDPFLALQQARWGKKQPLSRDEKYTLFLLNNLFGRLVFTSDDIDEYDDEVMDLYLSSFPLREKEDVRASLAGAPPAFGEVGGFYEVHFRIGELRYTVLANLSDAPARRALEKDAFSRGIRGEACFHSAGEVVSLPPHASICLLEDGGAEARLVGSTSSLFPGSDIHSLAPDGEGGLRALRAPRARGRGLVFLRPHAGEPGARVNGVFISAKPHGRRGSLVAIPAASLPEAPAEAVSRVSSDATPTRGR encoded by the coding sequence ATGCGACTCTCGCGCCCCCGCGGCGAGCTCCGGTACCGCACGCGCCGCGGCACGTTTTTTCTGCATTTCGACGCTTCACGGCCGGGCCTCGTCGAGGACGGGAAGGTCCGCCTCGCCATCGCCGAGGACGCGGGCGATGGCCTCTCCGTCACGCTCCACGCCGATGTGGACCTCGCGGTCGAGGCGCTCACCCTGCGTTACGAGTTCCCCGTTCGCGAGGGCGATCGGTTTTTCCTGAATGGTTACCAGTCCTGGACCGACACGCGCGAGTTCTCCCCGGACGAACGTATCCACCCCTTCCCGCCCCTCGCCCGACCCGCGCTCGAACGGTTCTTTCGGACGAACCATTACGGCGACTACGATATCGTCCCGCCCTCGGGACGGAGCCTGCACGGCTTCACCTATTTCTACCTCCGCGAGGCGGAGGGCTCGGCGATCGAGCTCCTCGGCTCGCTCTCCGAGCGCGAGGGGTTCACCGTCTTCCGCGTCCTGCCGGAGGAAGGACGGCTCGTCGTCCAGAAGGATTGCGAGGGGCTGAACCTCCGCGCCGGGTCGACGTGGAAGGCCCTTCGGCTCCACCGGGGCGTCGGCGACGAACACCAGGTCTTCGATACGTATCTCCGCCGCTTCCACGCCACGAGCGGCGTCGTGCCTCGCCCCGCCGCGCCCGGGACCGGCTGGACGAGCTGGTATTACCATTACACGAACATCAACGAGTCGATCGCCCTGAAGAACCTCGACGCGTTCTCGCGGCGCAGGATCCCGATCGACGTCTTCCAGCTCGACGACGGCTGGCAAGGCGCCGTCGGTGATTGGCTCGACGTGAACACGAAGTTCCCGCGGGGCCTCGCGTTCCTCGCGGAGCGTATTCACGAGGCGGGGTATCGCGCCGGCCTCTGGCTCGCGCCGTTCGTCGCGGAGAAATCGTCGCGCCTCGTCGCCGATCACCCCGCGTGGCTGCTCCGCGACGAGCGCGGCGAGCCCGTCCCCGCGGGAAACTCGGCGCTCTGGAGCGGCGATTTCTACGGCCTCGACCCCTTTCATCCGGGCCTCCGTGATCACCTCGCGCGGGTCTTCGACACGATCCTCGGCGCCTGGGCCATGGACCTCGTGAAGCTCGATTTTCTCTACGGCGCCTGCCTCGTCCCCCGCCACGGCAAGACCCGGGGCGAGATGATGACCTGCGCGATGGAGCTCGCGCGTGAGCTCGTGGGCGACAAGATGATCCTCGGCTGCGGCGTCCCGCTCGGGCCTGCCTTCGGCCGCGTCGAGTATTGCCGTATCGGCCCCGACGTGGGCCATGAATGGAAGAATACCCTCACGCGTGGCCTCGGCATCCGCGAGACCATCTCCACCGTGACGGCCCTCGAGAACGCCGTCGGCCGTCATCACCTCTCGGGGCGAGCCTTCCTGAACGACCCCGACGTGTTTTTCCTCCGCGACCTTTCCTTCGGGCACGAGCGATTCGACCCTTTTTTGGCCCTCCAGCAGGCCCGCTGGGGAAAGAAGCAGCCCCTCTCGCGCGACGAGAAATACACTCTGTTTCTCCTGAACAACCTCTTCGGCCGGCTCGTGTTCACCTCCGACGACATCGACGAATACGACGACGAGGTGATGGACCTCTATCTCTCCTCCTTCCCGCTCCGTGAAAAAGAGGACGTGCGGGCCTCGCTCGCCGGCGCCCCGCCTGCCTTCGGGGAGGTCGGCGGGTTCTACGAGGTCCATTTTCGCATCGGCGAGCTCCGGTACACGGTCCTCGCGAACCTCTCGGACGCGCCCGCGCGCCGCGCCCTCGAAAAGGACGCATTCTCGCGCGGCATCCGCGGCGAGGCGTGTTTTCATTCCGCGGGCGAGGTCGTCTCCCTCCCGCCCCACGCGTCGATCTGCCTGCTCGAGGACGGCGGAGCCGAGGCCCGCCTCGTCGGCTCCACGTCGAGCCTCTTTCCCGGCTCGGACATCCATTCCCTCGCGCCGGACGGCGAGGGCGGCCTCCGCGCCCTGCGCGCACCGCGCGCCCGCGGCCGCGGCCTCGTCTTCCTGCGCCCCCACGCGGGCGAGCCCGGCGCCCGGGTGAACGGTGTGTTCATTTCCGCCAAACCTCACGGTCGCCGCGGGAGCCTCGTCGCCATCCCGGCCGCGTCCCTCCCCGAGGCGCCCGCCGAGGCCGTCAGCCGTGTTTCTTCTGATGCCACGCCCACGCGTGGGCGATGA
- a CDS encoding glycoside hydrolase family 1 protein: MNIARLARLGYAALTRDPHPPPCVLGAEDALSSLRSALPAGFLLGTATASHQIEGGLDNDWTDWERGAHPGGEPHIKDRAVSGAACDSWSRIDEDIGLMRRLGANAYRFSVEWSRLEPTEGAWNEDAADRYLAWANALRAAGIEPMVTIHHFTLPRWVATQGGWMNDRTIELLAAFARRVAKKLGSAVDLWCTINEPSVVAALSYVKGIFPPGLEDPRIAAHVMARMLKAHARMTEAIREVDTTDADGDGRATRIGIAHHVRIFQPATRSPLDRLVAGLTDRFFNEAVASAPFTGRIELAIPGVVEVDEAVPGLLGSFDYMGINYYTRDHVKADLRDPALSKQFVPADRPVNDLGWEIYPEGLYQVLKRYGALGLPVYVTENGIPDKSGDVRPSFLRSHFEALVRAAREGVDVRGYFHWSLLDNFEWAEGYEPRFGLFRVDFDSPDKRRSPTPAVETFQEIARGLGLEPEAG, encoded by the coding sequence ATGAACATCGCCCGCCTCGCCCGCCTCGGTTACGCCGCGCTCACCAGGGATCCACACCCGCCGCCGTGCGTGCTCGGCGCCGAGGACGCGCTCTCCTCGTTACGCTCGGCCCTGCCGGCGGGTTTTTTGCTCGGCACCGCCACGGCCTCGCACCAGATCGAGGGCGGGCTCGATAACGACTGGACCGACTGGGAGCGCGGCGCCCACCCGGGCGGCGAGCCGCACATCAAGGATCGCGCGGTCTCGGGCGCCGCGTGTGATTCGTGGAGCCGCATCGACGAGGACATCGGGCTCATGCGCCGCCTCGGCGCGAACGCATATCGATTCAGCGTCGAGTGGAGCCGCCTCGAGCCCACGGAGGGCGCCTGGAACGAGGACGCCGCGGATCGATACCTCGCCTGGGCGAACGCCCTGCGCGCCGCCGGGATCGAGCCCATGGTCACGATCCACCATTTCACGTTGCCCCGCTGGGTCGCGACGCAGGGCGGATGGATGAACGATCGGACGATCGAGCTCCTCGCGGCCTTCGCGCGCAGGGTCGCGAAGAAGCTCGGATCGGCCGTCGATCTCTGGTGCACGATCAACGAGCCGAGCGTGGTCGCGGCGCTCTCGTACGTGAAGGGGATCTTCCCGCCCGGGCTCGAGGATCCTCGAATCGCCGCGCACGTGATGGCCCGCATGCTGAAGGCTCACGCGCGCATGACCGAGGCGATCCGCGAGGTGGACACCACGGACGCGGACGGCGATGGGCGGGCCACGCGTATCGGCATTGCGCACCACGTCCGCATTTTCCAGCCAGCGACGCGCTCCCCGCTCGACCGGCTCGTCGCCGGTCTCACCGACCGCTTCTTCAACGAGGCCGTCGCGTCCGCGCCCTTCACGGGCCGCATCGAGCTCGCGATCCCCGGCGTCGTCGAGGTCGACGAGGCCGTCCCCGGCCTCCTCGGCTCGTTCGATTACATGGGCATCAATTACTACACGCGCGACCACGTGAAGGCCGACCTCCGCGATCCTGCCTTGTCGAAACAGTTCGTGCCCGCCGATCGGCCCGTCAACGACCTCGGCTGGGAGATCTACCCGGAGGGCCTCTACCAGGTCCTCAAGCGTTATGGCGCGCTCGGCCTGCCGGTGTACGTCACGGAGAACGGCATCCCCGACAAGAGCGGCGACGTCCGCCCCTCCTTCTTGCGCTCCCACTTCGAGGCGCTCGTGCGCGCCGCTCGCGAGGGCGTCGACGTGCGTGGTTATTTCCACTGGTCTCTCCTCGACAACTTCGAATGGGCCGAGGGCTACGAGCCTCGCTTCGGCCTCTTCCGCGTCGACTTCGACAGCCCCGACAAACGGCGCTCGCCCACGCCCGCCGTCGAGACCTTCCAGGAGATCGCGCGCGGGCTCGGGCTCGAGCCCGAAGCGGGCTAG
- the galK gene encoding galactokinase, which produces MRDTEDLRSRFRARFGNKGRPLRAFFAPGRVNLIGEHTDYNDGFVLPVALELGVTVIAAPRDDRRIRVHSQDLGQTAELDLDRPGPGKTGRWLDYIEGVAHMVDSRIQELRGADLLVAGDVPRGAGLSSSAAIEIATGFALLSLAGASVDRVALALAGQAAEHGFVGTRCGIMDQLVSTCADARSALLIDCRSLTTEPVPLPGGPFSILVTDTRKRHALASSEYNTRRAECERGVELLRAALPEVRALRDVTLEAFERHVSLLPEPILRRVRHVVTENARTLTAVDALRRGDVAAVGVLFVASHRSLQHDYEVSCPELDALVDLAIAQPGVHGARMTGGGFGGSTVSLVDESAQGAVMAAVREGYRRRFGVEPGFLVTHGGAGAREIDG; this is translated from the coding sequence ATGAGAGACACCGAAGACCTCCGGTCCAGGTTCCGCGCCCGCTTCGGGAACAAGGGCCGGCCGCTCCGCGCGTTCTTCGCCCCGGGCCGCGTCAACCTCATCGGCGAGCACACCGATTACAATGACGGGTTCGTCCTGCCGGTCGCCCTCGAGCTCGGCGTCACGGTCATCGCCGCGCCCCGCGACGACCGCCGCATCCGCGTGCACAGCCAGGACCTCGGACAGACCGCCGAGCTCGACCTCGACAGGCCCGGCCCCGGAAAAACCGGGCGCTGGCTCGATTACATCGAGGGCGTCGCGCACATGGTCGATTCGCGCATCCAGGAGCTCCGCGGCGCCGACCTCCTCGTCGCGGGCGACGTGCCGCGGGGCGCGGGCCTCTCCTCGTCGGCGGCCATCGAAATCGCGACCGGCTTCGCGCTCCTGTCGCTCGCGGGCGCCTCGGTCGACCGCGTCGCCCTCGCCCTCGCCGGCCAGGCCGCCGAGCATGGCTTCGTGGGTACACGTTGCGGGATCATGGACCAGCTCGTCTCCACGTGTGCCGACGCGAGATCGGCGTTGCTCATCGATTGTCGCTCGCTCACGACGGAGCCCGTCCCCTTGCCCGGCGGCCCCTTTTCCATTCTCGTCACCGACACCCGCAAGAGACACGCCCTCGCCAGCTCCGAATACAATACCCGCCGCGCGGAGTGCGAGCGCGGCGTCGAGCTCCTCCGCGCCGCCCTCCCCGAGGTTCGCGCGCTCCGCGACGTCACGCTGGAGGCCTTCGAAAGGCACGTTTCCCTCCTCCCCGAGCCCATTCTCCGCCGCGTGCGTCACGTCGTCACCGAGAATGCCCGCACGCTCACGGCGGTCGACGCGCTCCGCCGCGGCGACGTCGCGGCCGTGGGCGTATTGTTCGTCGCGTCCCACCGATCCTTGCAGCACGACTACGAGGTGAGCTGTCCGGAGCTCGACGCGCTCGTCGACCTCGCCATCGCCCAGCCGGGCGTCCACGGCGCTCGCATGACCGGCGGCGGTTTTGGGGGCTCGACCGTCTCCCTCGTCGATGAATCCGCGCAAGGCGCGGTCATGGCCGCCGTCCGCGAGGGTTATCGCCGCCGCTTCGGCGTCGAGCCCGGCTTCCTCGTCACGCACGGCGGGGCGGGCGCGCGCGAGATCGATGGCTGA
- a CDS encoding STAS/SEC14 domain-containing protein, with protein MVGDIREAEMRELTLLERSFIEGRPYLLKLVDLSRIGSVSAGARKAGAEKVHDVPVLGVAIFGAHFAIRVLADLVVRAGNFIRRIDAVPTRYFATEAEARAWLAERRALIAAEAIGASSSAPIGVPENMRRSRSLEVQPFARPSIEAKASWERLPASARMVLVTTPNDVMDDAPSTRKLLPDTLERERAERTSHAAPAPRGALYEIVISYKEPTFAEHAGHEARIFRGTFRIEAADEDDARVRAIAEFRRIQASSSVGWQREIVDITCRRAET; from the coding sequence ATGGTCGGTGACATCCGCGAGGCGGAGATGCGCGAGCTCACGCTGCTGGAAAGGTCCTTCATCGAGGGCCGCCCCTATCTCCTCAAGCTCGTGGACCTCTCGCGCATCGGGTCCGTCAGCGCGGGCGCGCGCAAGGCGGGGGCGGAGAAGGTGCACGACGTCCCCGTCCTCGGCGTGGCCATCTTCGGCGCGCACTTCGCGATCCGCGTCCTCGCGGACCTCGTCGTGCGCGCCGGCAACTTCATCCGCCGAATCGACGCCGTTCCCACACGTTATTTCGCGACGGAAGCCGAGGCCCGCGCCTGGCTCGCCGAGCGACGCGCCCTCATCGCCGCCGAGGCGATCGGCGCCTCCTCGTCCGCGCCGATCGGCGTGCCCGAGAACATGCGCCGATCACGATCCTTGGAGGTGCAACCTTTTGCCAGGCCCTCGATCGAGGCGAAAGCCTCTTGGGAGAGGCTCCCCGCCTCTGCTAGGATGGTCCTCGTGACGACGCCAAACGACGTGATGGACGACGCGCCGAGCACGCGGAAGCTCCTCCCCGATACGCTGGAGCGCGAGCGTGCCGAGCGCACTTCCCACGCGGCCCCTGCCCCGCGCGGCGCGCTCTACGAGATCGTCATATCGTACAAAGAGCCGACGTTCGCCGAGCACGCGGGCCACGAGGCCCGGATCTTCCGCGGCACGTTCCGGATCGAGGCCGCCGACGAGGACGACGCGCGTGTCCGCGCCATCGCCGAGTTCCGCCGCATCCAGGCGAGCTCGTCGGTGGGCTGGCAGCGCGAAATCGTCGACATCACCTGTCGCCGCGCCGAAACCTGA
- a CDS encoding PHP domain-containing protein: MSTMVDKLDVARALREIGALLRCKGESSYKAQAYENGAASVEALSEDLARLVEEGRLTQVPGIGASLASVITEMVRAGRSELLTKLRAELPPGVLELCEIPGLSPKKVQVLHDALGITSVEDLRQACLAGRVRSVKGFGPKTQQSLLEAIAQREAREARVLLVDALGVAEPLIEHLRALPEVKQADLAGEARRFCETVTGVQVVVASDEADAVLDHAARFPRVTRVRSRGASRIDLFLAGDVPAAVHVAPPAHYAAALLTWTGAPAHLAELGRASVERGGGGASELVGLESEAQIYRALGLAPVPPELREGDGEIEAARGGGFDDLVTLGDIQGMVHCHTVFSDGNDTIEDMARAAEAMGMKYLTITDHSPTAHYARGVELDRLKSQWDEIARVQERVKIKLLRGTESDILATGALDYPDAILEQLDVVIASVHSRMKMDEAAMTQRLVEAMRQPIFKIWGHPLGRLLLRREPFACRVEEVLDVIAESRAAIEVNGDPYRLDMEPRWLKEAKKRGIRFVVSTDAHSTKGFSSLRFGVGVARRGGLRRGEVLNTLDPEGFRAAVRPIG, from the coding sequence ATGAGCACGATGGTGGACAAGCTCGATGTCGCCCGAGCGCTTCGCGAGATCGGCGCGCTTCTCCGATGCAAAGGGGAGAGCTCGTACAAGGCGCAAGCCTACGAGAATGGCGCGGCCTCGGTCGAGGCCCTCTCCGAGGACCTCGCGCGGCTGGTCGAGGAGGGGCGGTTGACCCAGGTGCCAGGCATTGGCGCGTCGCTCGCCTCGGTCATCACCGAGATGGTCCGCGCCGGGCGCTCCGAGCTGCTCACCAAGCTGCGCGCCGAGCTGCCGCCCGGCGTGCTCGAGCTCTGCGAGATCCCGGGGCTCAGCCCGAAAAAAGTGCAGGTGCTGCACGACGCCCTGGGGATCACGAGCGTGGAGGACCTCCGGCAGGCGTGCCTCGCGGGGCGCGTCCGGTCGGTGAAGGGATTCGGCCCGAAGACGCAGCAGAGCCTGCTCGAGGCCATCGCGCAGCGAGAGGCGCGCGAGGCGAGGGTGCTGCTCGTCGACGCGCTCGGCGTCGCGGAGCCGCTGATCGAGCACCTCCGCGCCCTCCCCGAGGTGAAGCAGGCGGATCTCGCCGGCGAAGCGCGTCGTTTTTGCGAGACGGTCACAGGCGTGCAGGTCGTCGTGGCGAGCGACGAGGCGGACGCCGTGCTCGACCACGCGGCGCGATTCCCGCGGGTGACGCGGGTGCGGAGCCGGGGAGCTTCACGAATCGATCTTTTCCTCGCCGGAGACGTGCCGGCCGCGGTGCACGTGGCGCCCCCCGCCCATTACGCGGCGGCCCTCTTGACGTGGACCGGCGCTCCGGCGCACCTCGCCGAGCTCGGGCGAGCGAGCGTGGAGCGCGGCGGAGGCGGGGCGAGCGAGCTCGTGGGCCTGGAGAGCGAGGCGCAGATCTACAGGGCGCTCGGCCTCGCGCCCGTGCCGCCCGAGCTCCGCGAGGGAGACGGCGAAATCGAGGCCGCGCGCGGGGGCGGCTTCGACGATCTCGTCACGCTGGGCGACATCCAGGGCATGGTGCATTGCCACACGGTGTTCTCCGACGGCAACGACACCATCGAGGACATGGCGCGCGCGGCCGAGGCGATGGGGATGAAATACCTCACGATCACGGATCATTCGCCCACGGCGCATTACGCGAGGGGCGTGGAGCTCGATCGCCTCAAATCGCAATGGGACGAGATCGCGCGCGTGCAGGAGCGGGTGAAGATCAAGCTCCTGCGAGGGACGGAGTCGGACATCCTCGCGACCGGCGCGCTCGATTACCCCGACGCGATCCTGGAGCAGCTCGACGTGGTGATCGCGAGCGTCCATTCACGCATGAAGATGGACGAGGCGGCGATGACGCAGAGGCTCGTGGAGGCGATGCGGCAGCCGATCTTCAAGATATGGGGCCACCCGCTCGGCCGCCTGCTGCTGCGGCGCGAGCCCTTCGCTTGCCGGGTCGAGGAGGTGCTCGACGTGATCGCGGAGTCCCGGGCGGCGATCGAGGTCAACGGGGACCCCTACCGGCTCGACATGGAGCCGCGCTGGCTGAAGGAGGCGAAAAAGAGGGGGATCCGCTTCGTCGTCTCGACCGACGCGCATTCGACGAAGGGTTTTTCCTCGCTGCGTTTCGGCGTCGGTGTGGCGCGGCGAGGCGGGCTCCGGAGGGGCGAGGTGTTGAACACGCTCGACCCCGAGGGGTTCCGCGCGGCGGTCAGGCCCATCGGCTGA
- a CDS encoding rhomboid family intramembrane serine protease, producing MNDLPARVLALPVSLLLMASVVIVSLLGFVSEPVKRALILNPYQVRKKGHLHRLLTAGWLHADFSHLAFNMFSLYFFTEQAIRVLGVTRYLVLYVSAVVVAFIPTTLRHMKKPNYNSLGASGAVAAVMFSAVLLVPNLKLQLMFLPIPIPGIIFAFLYLAYSAWHSIAAGDDINHDAHFSGAVYGALLTWLFEPTRVERTVKSFF from the coding sequence ATGAACGACCTCCCGGCGCGCGTCCTCGCCTTGCCCGTTTCCCTCTTGCTGATGGCCTCCGTGGTGATCGTGAGCCTGCTCGGGTTCGTCTCCGAGCCCGTGAAACGCGCGCTGATCCTGAACCCCTATCAGGTCCGCAAGAAAGGCCATCTCCATCGCCTGCTGACCGCGGGATGGCTGCACGCGGATTTCTCGCATCTGGCGTTCAACATGTTCTCGCTGTACTTTTTCACGGAACAAGCCATCCGCGTCCTCGGCGTGACGCGTTACCTCGTGCTGTACGTCTCCGCGGTGGTCGTCGCGTTCATCCCGACGACCCTGCGGCACATGAAGAAACCGAATTACAACTCGCTCGGGGCCTCGGGCGCCGTGGCCGCCGTGATGTTCAGCGCCGTCCTCCTCGTCCCGAACCTGAAGCTGCAGCTCATGTTCCTGCCCATTCCGATCCCGGGCATCATCTTCGCCTTTCTCTACCTGGCCTATAGCGCATGGCACTCCATCGCGGCCGGGGACGACATCAATCACGACGCCCATTTCTCCGGCGCGGTCTACGGCGCCCTGCTCACCTGGCTCTTCGAGCCGACGCGCGTGGAGCGCACGGTGAAGAGCTTCTTTTGA